One Echeneis naucrates chromosome 16, fEcheNa1.1, whole genome shotgun sequence DNA window includes the following coding sequences:
- the vps9d1 gene encoding VPS9 domain-containing protein 1 isoform X1: MATADNGATALQNAMKMAKVAIQLDGGRTQQEAYYEYLRTINYISHALLEEAEPKKEREMAAVEVGRMLRLAEQCLERAKSFIEKNAGPNEASASVSASSSGSPAQTAKPHQTAISPVAIAENTGDKSTSPKKTGHHKVLTDDGSGGLSPFLPPEVFKRLQTVASQDTIKKELTPIEQASRLNQKLKANYEARLARLTPGQAYQKTSLKLSLQRQMMENLIIAKARQDAVSFFSQPLVTYYPPFERGTMPSIVAESLLQRKMEERRLRLQEEANRRFAASGTMTPEEQEQHMLYTNVLEYEQDHDWPKIWKANIKENPDDVTLVPRLVSYLLSQSDHPVVKLLRKHQYRVYNSLYPIVSKALPQSPALLLRPSHSTQNLLHPETKRKLTDSVSSGGGSQSFSSGLLLSPSLFDDLHTKYDYEDREESHTQEMLDQENSFEDLEEFLTQLDSASPHGCTDEAGSDSDIWDPSVLNEGNIQELEMRALKEHLKAIVKDIHIAIDQLLSLCLLSFECLNTASSKDLCLASIEEVFFMPLWTALVALFRKVNREREQAFEISMKLYQDASPADVGVPLKLFPPEPDRMQDSYPYESAVQELKLLFKDYCPQRKLECVVRTLRVICACAEDYRCLHEENSAPKTAAIGADDLLPILSFVALRCQLPQLVSECAALEEFIHEGYLIGEEGYCLTSMQSALAYVESLHTGQHPADMFI, encoded by the exons ATGGCCACAGCTGACAACGGTGCGACAGCTCTCCAAAATGCCATGAAGATGGCTAAAGTAGCAATACAACTGGATGGAGGGAGAACACAACAG GAAGCTTACTATGAATACCTCCGGACCATCAACTACATATCACATGCACTTTTGGAGGAAGCTGAGCCAAAAA aagagagggagatggcGGCAGTGGAGGTGGGCCGGATGTTGAGGCTAGCTGAGCAGTGTCTGGAGCGAGCCAAGTCATTTATAGAGAAGAACGCAGGCCCTAATGAAgcctctgcttctgtctctgcttcctCATCTGGTTCACCTGCCCAGACAGCTAAACCCCATCAGACTGCCATTTCTCCAGTGGCCATTGCTGAAAACACTG GGGATAAATCAACCAGCCCAAAAAAGACCGGTCACCACAAGGTGTTGACAGATGATGGTAGTGGAGGgctctccccctttctcccccCTGAAGTCTTCAAGAGACTACAAACAGTGGCGTCACAGGACACAATCAAAAA GGAGCTCACACCAATTGAACAAGCTTCCCGTTTGAACCAGAAGTTGAAAGCCAATTATGAAGCTCGTTTGGCAAGACTTACACCTGGTCAGGCCTACCAGAAGACATCTTTG AAACTCTCGCTCCAGCGGCAGATGATGGAGAACCTCATCATTGCAAAGGCCAGGCAGGATGCTGTATCCTTCTTTA GTCAGCCACTGGTGACTTATTACCCACCATTTGAAAGGGGTACCATGCCGTCTATTGTTGCAGAATCCTTG CTCCAGCggaaaatggaggagagaagacTGAGGCTACAGGAGGAGGCTAACAG GAGATTTGCAGCATCTGGAACAATGACTCCAGAGGAGCAAGAGCAGCACATGCTCTATACCAATGTTCTTGAATATGAGCAAGACCAC GATTGGCCCAAAATATGGAAAGCCAACATCAAGGAGAatcctgatgatgtcacattaGTCCCACGTTTAGTCTCCTACCTGCTAAG CCAATCTGACCACCCTGTGGTGAAGCTGCTGAGGAAACATCAGTACAGAGTTTACAACAGTCTCTACCCCATTGTCAGCAAAGCCCTCCCCCAGAGTCCTGCCCTGCTGCTGAGGCCTTCTCACAGTACACAGAACCTGCTTCATCCAG AAACTAAGAGGAAGCTGACCGACAGTGTGAGCAGTGGCGGTGGTAGCCAGAGTTTCAGCTCTGGCTTGCTGCTATCCCCCTCGCTCTTTGATGACCTCCACACCAAATATGATtatgaggacagggaggagtCTCATACACAGGAAATGTTGGACCAGGAGAACTCTTTTGAAGATCTGGAGGAATTTCTGACCCAACTGGACTCAGCCTCACCCCATGGTTGTACAGATGAAGCTGGCTCAGATTCAGATATCTGGGATCCCTCTGTGCTCAATGAGGGTAACATACAGGAGCTGGAGATGAGGGCATTGAAAGAGCATCTGAAAGCTATTGTCAAAGACATTCATATTGCAATTG ATCaacttctgtcactgtgtttgctgTCGTTTGAGTGTCTGAACACAGCTAGCTCTAAAGATCTATGCCTTGCCAGCATAGAGGAAGTCTTCTTCATGCCCTTGTGGACTGCACTAGTGGCTCTTTTCAG GAAGGtcaacagagaaagagagcaagccTTTGAAATAAGTATGAAATTGTACCAGGATGCCTCACCTGCAGATGTTGGTGTTCCATTGAAACTGTTTCCCCCAGAACCTGACAGAATGCAAGATTCCTACCCTTATGAGTCTGCTGTTCAAGAGCTTAAACTTCTTTTTAAAGACTACTGTCcacagaggaagctggagtgtGTCG TTCGGACATTACGTGTGATCTGTGCCTGTGCTGAAGATTACAGGTGTCTTCATGAGGAGAACTCTGCACCCAAAACAGCTGCTAT TGGTGCAGATGACCTCTTGCCCATCCTGTCCTTTGTTGCTCTACGGTGCCAGTTACCTCAGCTTGTATCTGAATGTGCTGCTCTGGAGGAGTTCATTCACGAAGG CTATCTGATAGGAGAAGAGGGATACTGTCTGACCTCTATGCAGAGTGCGCTGGCCTATGTTGAGTCACTGCACACAGGCCAACACCCTGCAGACATGTTCATATGA
- the vps9d1 gene encoding VPS9 domain-containing protein 1 isoform X4: MAAVEVGRMLRLAEQCLERAKSFIEKNAGPNEASASVSASSSGSPAQTAKPHQTAISPVAIAENTGDKSTSPKKTGHHKVLTDDGSGGLSPFLPPEVFKRLQTVASQDTIKKELTPIEQASRLNQKLKANYEARLARLTPGQAYQKTSLKLSLQRQMMENLIIAKARQDAVSFFSQPLVTYYPPFERGTMPSIVAESLLQRKMEERRLRLQEEANRRFAASGTMTPEEQEQHMLYTNVLEYEQDHDWPKIWKANIKENPDDVTLVPRLVSYLLSQSDHPVVKLLRKHQYRVYNSLYPIVSKALPQSPALLLRPSHSTQNLLHPETKRKLTDSVSSGGGSQSFSSGLLLSPSLFDDLHTKYDYEDREESHTQEMLDQENSFEDLEEFLTQLDSASPHGCTDEAGSDSDIWDPSVLNEGNIQELEMRALKEHLKAIVKDIHIAIDQLLSLCLLSFECLNTASSKDLCLASIEEVFFMPLWTALVALFRKVNREREQAFEISMKLYQDASPADVGVPLKLFPPEPDRMQDSYPYESAVQELKLLFKDYCPQRKLECVVRTLRVICACAEDYRCLHEENSAPKTAAIGADDLLPILSFVALRCQLPQLVSECAALEEFIHEGYLIGEEGYCLTSMQSALAYVESLHTGQHPADMFI, translated from the exons atggcGGCAGTGGAGGTGGGCCGGATGTTGAGGCTAGCTGAGCAGTGTCTGGAGCGAGCCAAGTCATTTATAGAGAAGAACGCAGGCCCTAATGAAgcctctgcttctgtctctgcttcctCATCTGGTTCACCTGCCCAGACAGCTAAACCCCATCAGACTGCCATTTCTCCAGTGGCCATTGCTGAAAACACTG GGGATAAATCAACCAGCCCAAAAAAGACCGGTCACCACAAGGTGTTGACAGATGATGGTAGTGGAGGgctctccccctttctcccccCTGAAGTCTTCAAGAGACTACAAACAGTGGCGTCACAGGACACAATCAAAAA GGAGCTCACACCAATTGAACAAGCTTCCCGTTTGAACCAGAAGTTGAAAGCCAATTATGAAGCTCGTTTGGCAAGACTTACACCTGGTCAGGCCTACCAGAAGACATCTTTG AAACTCTCGCTCCAGCGGCAGATGATGGAGAACCTCATCATTGCAAAGGCCAGGCAGGATGCTGTATCCTTCTTTA GTCAGCCACTGGTGACTTATTACCCACCATTTGAAAGGGGTACCATGCCGTCTATTGTTGCAGAATCCTTG CTCCAGCggaaaatggaggagagaagacTGAGGCTACAGGAGGAGGCTAACAG GAGATTTGCAGCATCTGGAACAATGACTCCAGAGGAGCAAGAGCAGCACATGCTCTATACCAATGTTCTTGAATATGAGCAAGACCAC GATTGGCCCAAAATATGGAAAGCCAACATCAAGGAGAatcctgatgatgtcacattaGTCCCACGTTTAGTCTCCTACCTGCTAAG CCAATCTGACCACCCTGTGGTGAAGCTGCTGAGGAAACATCAGTACAGAGTTTACAACAGTCTCTACCCCATTGTCAGCAAAGCCCTCCCCCAGAGTCCTGCCCTGCTGCTGAGGCCTTCTCACAGTACACAGAACCTGCTTCATCCAG AAACTAAGAGGAAGCTGACCGACAGTGTGAGCAGTGGCGGTGGTAGCCAGAGTTTCAGCTCTGGCTTGCTGCTATCCCCCTCGCTCTTTGATGACCTCCACACCAAATATGATtatgaggacagggaggagtCTCATACACAGGAAATGTTGGACCAGGAGAACTCTTTTGAAGATCTGGAGGAATTTCTGACCCAACTGGACTCAGCCTCACCCCATGGTTGTACAGATGAAGCTGGCTCAGATTCAGATATCTGGGATCCCTCTGTGCTCAATGAGGGTAACATACAGGAGCTGGAGATGAGGGCATTGAAAGAGCATCTGAAAGCTATTGTCAAAGACATTCATATTGCAATTG ATCaacttctgtcactgtgtttgctgTCGTTTGAGTGTCTGAACACAGCTAGCTCTAAAGATCTATGCCTTGCCAGCATAGAGGAAGTCTTCTTCATGCCCTTGTGGACTGCACTAGTGGCTCTTTTCAG GAAGGtcaacagagaaagagagcaagccTTTGAAATAAGTATGAAATTGTACCAGGATGCCTCACCTGCAGATGTTGGTGTTCCATTGAAACTGTTTCCCCCAGAACCTGACAGAATGCAAGATTCCTACCCTTATGAGTCTGCTGTTCAAGAGCTTAAACTTCTTTTTAAAGACTACTGTCcacagaggaagctggagtgtGTCG TTCGGACATTACGTGTGATCTGTGCCTGTGCTGAAGATTACAGGTGTCTTCATGAGGAGAACTCTGCACCCAAAACAGCTGCTAT TGGTGCAGATGACCTCTTGCCCATCCTGTCCTTTGTTGCTCTACGGTGCCAGTTACCTCAGCTTGTATCTGAATGTGCTGCTCTGGAGGAGTTCATTCACGAAGG CTATCTGATAGGAGAAGAGGGATACTGTCTGACCTCTATGCAGAGTGCGCTGGCCTATGTTGAGTCACTGCACACAGGCCAACACCCTGCAGACATGTTCATATGA
- the vps9d1 gene encoding VPS9 domain-containing protein 1 isoform X3, translated as MKSSHMWLFLIVPSFSWRRVYYSIESPEEREMAAVEVGRMLRLAEQCLERAKSFIEKNAGPNEASASVSASSSGSPAQTAKPHQTAISPVAIAENTGDKSTSPKKTGHHKVLTDDGSGGLSPFLPPEVFKRLQTVASQDTIKKELTPIEQASRLNQKLKANYEARLARLTPGQAYQKTSLKLSLQRQMMENLIIAKARQDAVSFFSQPLVTYYPPFERGTMPSIVAESLLQRKMEERRLRLQEEANRRFAASGTMTPEEQEQHMLYTNVLEYEQDHDWPKIWKANIKENPDDVTLVPRLVSYLLSQSDHPVVKLLRKHQYRVYNSLYPIVSKALPQSPALLLRPSHSTQNLLHPETKRKLTDSVSSGGGSQSFSSGLLLSPSLFDDLHTKYDYEDREESHTQEMLDQENSFEDLEEFLTQLDSASPHGCTDEAGSDSDIWDPSVLNEGNIQELEMRALKEHLKAIVKDIHIAIDQLLSLCLLSFECLNTASSKDLCLASIEEVFFMPLWTALVALFRKVNREREQAFEISMKLYQDASPADVGVPLKLFPPEPDRMQDSYPYESAVQELKLLFKDYCPQRKLECVVRTLRVICACAEDYRCLHEENSAPKTAAIGADDLLPILSFVALRCQLPQLVSECAALEEFIHEGYLIGEEGYCLTSMQSALAYVESLHTGQHPADMFI; from the exons ATGAAAAGCTCACATATGTGgctctttctcattgtcccttcattttcatggagaaggGTTTACTACTCGATCGAGTCccccg aagagagggagatggcGGCAGTGGAGGTGGGCCGGATGTTGAGGCTAGCTGAGCAGTGTCTGGAGCGAGCCAAGTCATTTATAGAGAAGAACGCAGGCCCTAATGAAgcctctgcttctgtctctgcttcctCATCTGGTTCACCTGCCCAGACAGCTAAACCCCATCAGACTGCCATTTCTCCAGTGGCCATTGCTGAAAACACTG GGGATAAATCAACCAGCCCAAAAAAGACCGGTCACCACAAGGTGTTGACAGATGATGGTAGTGGAGGgctctccccctttctcccccCTGAAGTCTTCAAGAGACTACAAACAGTGGCGTCACAGGACACAATCAAAAA GGAGCTCACACCAATTGAACAAGCTTCCCGTTTGAACCAGAAGTTGAAAGCCAATTATGAAGCTCGTTTGGCAAGACTTACACCTGGTCAGGCCTACCAGAAGACATCTTTG AAACTCTCGCTCCAGCGGCAGATGATGGAGAACCTCATCATTGCAAAGGCCAGGCAGGATGCTGTATCCTTCTTTA GTCAGCCACTGGTGACTTATTACCCACCATTTGAAAGGGGTACCATGCCGTCTATTGTTGCAGAATCCTTG CTCCAGCggaaaatggaggagagaagacTGAGGCTACAGGAGGAGGCTAACAG GAGATTTGCAGCATCTGGAACAATGACTCCAGAGGAGCAAGAGCAGCACATGCTCTATACCAATGTTCTTGAATATGAGCAAGACCAC GATTGGCCCAAAATATGGAAAGCCAACATCAAGGAGAatcctgatgatgtcacattaGTCCCACGTTTAGTCTCCTACCTGCTAAG CCAATCTGACCACCCTGTGGTGAAGCTGCTGAGGAAACATCAGTACAGAGTTTACAACAGTCTCTACCCCATTGTCAGCAAAGCCCTCCCCCAGAGTCCTGCCCTGCTGCTGAGGCCTTCTCACAGTACACAGAACCTGCTTCATCCAG AAACTAAGAGGAAGCTGACCGACAGTGTGAGCAGTGGCGGTGGTAGCCAGAGTTTCAGCTCTGGCTTGCTGCTATCCCCCTCGCTCTTTGATGACCTCCACACCAAATATGATtatgaggacagggaggagtCTCATACACAGGAAATGTTGGACCAGGAGAACTCTTTTGAAGATCTGGAGGAATTTCTGACCCAACTGGACTCAGCCTCACCCCATGGTTGTACAGATGAAGCTGGCTCAGATTCAGATATCTGGGATCCCTCTGTGCTCAATGAGGGTAACATACAGGAGCTGGAGATGAGGGCATTGAAAGAGCATCTGAAAGCTATTGTCAAAGACATTCATATTGCAATTG ATCaacttctgtcactgtgtttgctgTCGTTTGAGTGTCTGAACACAGCTAGCTCTAAAGATCTATGCCTTGCCAGCATAGAGGAAGTCTTCTTCATGCCCTTGTGGACTGCACTAGTGGCTCTTTTCAG GAAGGtcaacagagaaagagagcaagccTTTGAAATAAGTATGAAATTGTACCAGGATGCCTCACCTGCAGATGTTGGTGTTCCATTGAAACTGTTTCCCCCAGAACCTGACAGAATGCAAGATTCCTACCCTTATGAGTCTGCTGTTCAAGAGCTTAAACTTCTTTTTAAAGACTACTGTCcacagaggaagctggagtgtGTCG TTCGGACATTACGTGTGATCTGTGCCTGTGCTGAAGATTACAGGTGTCTTCATGAGGAGAACTCTGCACCCAAAACAGCTGCTAT TGGTGCAGATGACCTCTTGCCCATCCTGTCCTTTGTTGCTCTACGGTGCCAGTTACCTCAGCTTGTATCTGAATGTGCTGCTCTGGAGGAGTTCATTCACGAAGG CTATCTGATAGGAGAAGAGGGATACTGTCTGACCTCTATGCAGAGTGCGCTGGCCTATGTTGAGTCACTGCACACAGGCCAACACCCTGCAGACATGTTCATATGA
- the vps9d1 gene encoding VPS9 domain-containing protein 1 isoform X2 gives MATADNGATALQNAMKMAKVAIQLDGGRTQQEAYYEYLRTINYISHALLEEAEPKKEREMAAVEVGRMLRLAEQCLERAKSFIEKNAGPNEASASVSASSSGSPAQTAKPHQTAISPVAIAENTGDKSTSPKKTGHHKVLTDDGSGGLSPFLPPEVFKRLQTVASQDTIKKELTPIEQASRLNQKLKANYEARLARLTPGQAYQKTSLKLSLQRQMMENLIIAKARQDALQRKMEERRLRLQEEANRRFAASGTMTPEEQEQHMLYTNVLEYEQDHDWPKIWKANIKENPDDVTLVPRLVSYLLSQSDHPVVKLLRKHQYRVYNSLYPIVSKALPQSPALLLRPSHSTQNLLHPETKRKLTDSVSSGGGSQSFSSGLLLSPSLFDDLHTKYDYEDREESHTQEMLDQENSFEDLEEFLTQLDSASPHGCTDEAGSDSDIWDPSVLNEGNIQELEMRALKEHLKAIVKDIHIAIDQLLSLCLLSFECLNTASSKDLCLASIEEVFFMPLWTALVALFRKVNREREQAFEISMKLYQDASPADVGVPLKLFPPEPDRMQDSYPYESAVQELKLLFKDYCPQRKLECVVRTLRVICACAEDYRCLHEENSAPKTAAIGADDLLPILSFVALRCQLPQLVSECAALEEFIHEGYLIGEEGYCLTSMQSALAYVESLHTGQHPADMFI, from the exons ATGGCCACAGCTGACAACGGTGCGACAGCTCTCCAAAATGCCATGAAGATGGCTAAAGTAGCAATACAACTGGATGGAGGGAGAACACAACAG GAAGCTTACTATGAATACCTCCGGACCATCAACTACATATCACATGCACTTTTGGAGGAAGCTGAGCCAAAAA aagagagggagatggcGGCAGTGGAGGTGGGCCGGATGTTGAGGCTAGCTGAGCAGTGTCTGGAGCGAGCCAAGTCATTTATAGAGAAGAACGCAGGCCCTAATGAAgcctctgcttctgtctctgcttcctCATCTGGTTCACCTGCCCAGACAGCTAAACCCCATCAGACTGCCATTTCTCCAGTGGCCATTGCTGAAAACACTG GGGATAAATCAACCAGCCCAAAAAAGACCGGTCACCACAAGGTGTTGACAGATGATGGTAGTGGAGGgctctccccctttctcccccCTGAAGTCTTCAAGAGACTACAAACAGTGGCGTCACAGGACACAATCAAAAA GGAGCTCACACCAATTGAACAAGCTTCCCGTTTGAACCAGAAGTTGAAAGCCAATTATGAAGCTCGTTTGGCAAGACTTACACCTGGTCAGGCCTACCAGAAGACATCTTTG AAACTCTCGCTCCAGCGGCAGATGATGGAGAACCTCATCATTGCAAAGGCCAGGCAGGATGCT CTCCAGCggaaaatggaggagagaagacTGAGGCTACAGGAGGAGGCTAACAG GAGATTTGCAGCATCTGGAACAATGACTCCAGAGGAGCAAGAGCAGCACATGCTCTATACCAATGTTCTTGAATATGAGCAAGACCAC GATTGGCCCAAAATATGGAAAGCCAACATCAAGGAGAatcctgatgatgtcacattaGTCCCACGTTTAGTCTCCTACCTGCTAAG CCAATCTGACCACCCTGTGGTGAAGCTGCTGAGGAAACATCAGTACAGAGTTTACAACAGTCTCTACCCCATTGTCAGCAAAGCCCTCCCCCAGAGTCCTGCCCTGCTGCTGAGGCCTTCTCACAGTACACAGAACCTGCTTCATCCAG AAACTAAGAGGAAGCTGACCGACAGTGTGAGCAGTGGCGGTGGTAGCCAGAGTTTCAGCTCTGGCTTGCTGCTATCCCCCTCGCTCTTTGATGACCTCCACACCAAATATGATtatgaggacagggaggagtCTCATACACAGGAAATGTTGGACCAGGAGAACTCTTTTGAAGATCTGGAGGAATTTCTGACCCAACTGGACTCAGCCTCACCCCATGGTTGTACAGATGAAGCTGGCTCAGATTCAGATATCTGGGATCCCTCTGTGCTCAATGAGGGTAACATACAGGAGCTGGAGATGAGGGCATTGAAAGAGCATCTGAAAGCTATTGTCAAAGACATTCATATTGCAATTG ATCaacttctgtcactgtgtttgctgTCGTTTGAGTGTCTGAACACAGCTAGCTCTAAAGATCTATGCCTTGCCAGCATAGAGGAAGTCTTCTTCATGCCCTTGTGGACTGCACTAGTGGCTCTTTTCAG GAAGGtcaacagagaaagagagcaagccTTTGAAATAAGTATGAAATTGTACCAGGATGCCTCACCTGCAGATGTTGGTGTTCCATTGAAACTGTTTCCCCCAGAACCTGACAGAATGCAAGATTCCTACCCTTATGAGTCTGCTGTTCAAGAGCTTAAACTTCTTTTTAAAGACTACTGTCcacagaggaagctggagtgtGTCG TTCGGACATTACGTGTGATCTGTGCCTGTGCTGAAGATTACAGGTGTCTTCATGAGGAGAACTCTGCACCCAAAACAGCTGCTAT TGGTGCAGATGACCTCTTGCCCATCCTGTCCTTTGTTGCTCTACGGTGCCAGTTACCTCAGCTTGTATCTGAATGTGCTGCTCTGGAGGAGTTCATTCACGAAGG CTATCTGATAGGAGAAGAGGGATACTGTCTGACCTCTATGCAGAGTGCGCTGGCCTATGTTGAGTCACTGCACACAGGCCAACACCCTGCAGACATGTTCATATGA